AGCAATAATTGCACACTGTTTAAATGTTTCCGTCCCAATAGGGCAATAACTGTGAGAAGAGAAAAGATTATCTTTATTCAAAGACTAACGCAGAACTAAAGAACTAAAATTAGGTCAGCAATAAAAAGCAAACCTATTGTTGATACCTCCAcatctttttttatacaggtAAAAAGTTGATCCTAACGGGGGATTATGATGCGTTCGTTGGAACGATTCAGTTCCTAAAATAGCGCTGGTGGAAAATGCGTCTCTGTCGTGTATCGATTCGCAAGGCTtataatacaaattttgatCAGAACTATCAGCAGATACGCGCGgaaaaatacttgaaaaggtCCTTCACCTTAATATTATGAAGTACATAATGCTTGCAGCATCGGTTTCTAcatgaagtaaaattttacagaatttaGCCATCATATATGTAATAAGTTGTTAAGGGCAATTCTGGTAGATCCCATTCACATGGATATGTTTAAGTCTTTTGAGAGCATTTGTCATTATGTTTCTAATAATTGCACAGTTTAAACTTTCACAATGACGGTACGTTGTTCTCAGCTTTCCATTTACGGAACAGAAACTTATTATCTTTGGTGACAGTAATTCTAAAACCTTCGTTCCCTCTTCACGTAATCCACAGAATTCTGTTGTTATTAGTCATGTTCACTGATTACGTTAATCAGTACATAAAGCACAGCAAATTCTCGGTTTATGCGAATGATTTAATGTTATTCTTTATGCGGAGAGGGGGCAATGCAAGCAAGATTGTCAACGCTTTCCTAGGAATCCATAGCATTAATTGCATTGATGTACGTATTTGATTTGATATGCATTATAGTTTCTGATAatcaattataaattatttgttcCAAGCATTTTAGAATTTGCGcaggaaaatattataatctACGAACTCCAATGTGTAACCTTAAGAAGTTTGGTACTAGGTTTGTTCTTCATTGCTGAACTTGTGCTTACTGTACCCCAACGAACTTTATCACAAATCTCTCCGAATTGAATGTGTTCTCTATTTTAGTGTGGTGCAGTAATGTAATGAATTCGTTGCCCTAGATTTTCAAATCAAGTAACTAATTCAGGATATGTCAACATTATAAAGAATTTGCACAAAGATCtcttttatcgttttttttaatcacaattttaaatgagaaaattcgTATGGTCTTAAAAATGAATGTTTGACACTGTAAGAGTGTCAGGCAAGGCACAGACCGGAATCCCTGAGTAGCCATGACAAAATGGTGCactgtttaaaatttccacgtttttttattataacagtGCACTAACTGtcggaaattttttaaattttattcgatAGTGCGCCACTAGTGCAGACAACTGTCAATTTAGTTCAGCAATAAAACAacgattttttctaatttaaaataaaaaactatacATTTTTCCTCGTGGGGAGAGGGAGGAACTAGCCGAGCCTCGTTACTCTCTTGTATCAACATCTTAGAATTCCGTGGCTGGCTAAATATCAATGGCGATTCGATCAAAATATTCCTGTGATCATTTAACCAGACAGTGACTGACCCGTGCGGTGCAAActaatgttaatttaataaacaatacaaaataaatgtaaCAGTATTTGAGCTGACCACAACCAGACAGTGAGTGAATTGTAACAGGTGAACGGTTAATATTTCAGTTTAGAGAGCTTCACTAACCATTTCTTCAATGATATTACTGACAACTAGTTGGAACTAAACCATACAATTAATTTACGGATAGGTAGGTAGATAGGTTGATTGTTTAATAACCAGCACACGTATCTTTTTGAAGGCAGAAAGAGAAATAAGCAATGTCGTTTTTAATGGATGCAGTTGTTAAAACAACACCCTCATCGTGTCACTCAATATTAATAATcctaaaaaactatatttggTTTATACAAGGTAGATATTTCTCACACAGGCTTGAGAATTTTCACGTATATACATAAATGCTCATCGAAATAAGTAGTAAGTTGAATTGTTTTCCGTTCTACAGCTTTCTGTCTTTCCCTCAGTCTGAACAGTAGTATTACTTACGCTAATTAGTCAGTATAAACAATATATTCTGGATCTGCCACCTCCACTTGAACGAACGGGGACTGGATCATTTGCATGTTATTTCCAGCTCGGTTTTGTACATTGTTTCTTGatctgaaaaaattaagtaaccTGAAGGAATACTAAAACTTAAATATCGAAGTATTTTTCTTAGGACATATGGATAACGTCATTTATAATACTGAAGGTTGACAGCGTGATTCCGAAGGCCTGTGGCCTGAGAAATAAACTCAGACTTTGTAGTCTTGCTTTAAATGCATGTCATCAATCAATATAACACTATTACACACTATTTTTATAAACGTGACTACCATGAAAATCAACAATTGAAcgatataaacattttaatgaaatgaaagTTTGACGGTTGCTAGTGTGATATCACGATAAGACACATTCAAATTTGCGAGATGTGTCGAAAATACAGCGCTATAAAAcacaatattttgtaaatccaataatttagaaattgattttttcattaaagtaaACGGCAGGAAATGCATTTACCAACATATATATCTCTCGACCTTATAGCCGTACGTAATTAAACCTATAACTAAGCCACACATTAAATTCATACATAATTGTATGCAGGAATATTTATATCAAAACCTTGGTTCTTTCCAGCAGAATCAACAGTTGTTGAACTATCGCGATTTCTGTCAAATGACACGTGACCTGTCAAATACCTCTatttaatgtcatttttgatttgaatCTCAAACATTTACACAACTGTTAGCTCTACCACATGTGGCCATTATAATAGCGACTTACTTAGCTTTGGCATGTGTTAAAATGTGACTTTTTAGATTCGTTGATTGAGCGAATTTCTTGTTGCAGCCATCAAATGGACACACATATGGCCTGTCTCCAGTATGTATCCTAACGTGGGTTCTGAAACATTAAAGaccattttaaaatgttattttgtgtTCTATTTAGGGCAACCTGCCTCAGGTTGAAATCAAGACTAAATCTTTTACCGCAACCTTCAAATGTACATTGGAATGGTTTTTCTCCTGTGTGAACAAgctgaaaaatgaaataaatcacTACAAAATCTTCATCTATATTGAAAATCTCACCTGAtgtctttttaatttgctaCTTTCTACAAATGCTTTTCCACATTCTGCACAAACATGAACTCTTGGCCCATGTGTATGTAAATGTTTTCTCATTGCCGAATTATCTCTAAACATTTTGTTGCACCCTTTATGAGGACAAGCTACAAAAGAATCTTAACAAAGACAATTtcactaataattttattacttatccTACACTATGCAACTACATAACTAAATGTTGCCCTAAActtttgcattatttaatgaacaaaaattagttttgacAGATTtgttattaaggaaaaaatttggaaattaccGATAGTTCTTTCAGACATGTCCTGATTTGGGCGTCTTACTCTAGGGCTCTTTAATCCTGGTCGGGCAAATTCGGCTAATTGTTTGGGATCTGATAAATCTAGTCCTGgcattccttcttgagatagcTTCTTGCCTGTCATGTATTCAGTGTAATCCGGATCTGGTTCAGGGTTGGAACCTTCATCTGAATAAGTCATATTATCGGGTTAAATGCTACGCTACAtgttaatttaaagtaaatttagaCTGAATTTTTGGTAATTTCTCAGAGCGTGCACTTCGGAAATACATTACCGAAATTCAGAAATTAAAGAGATTTGGAAAAGCTGCTTTTTCTAAGATCAGTGTTGGATATTGAACTGAAATGAGAgctattttttcaagaataGATAGGGTAAAGAATTGCCTGCTGTAAAATGGGTACATTTGAACTCCCTGCATTTGGTATATCGAGATATTTTCggcagttttcagtttttgattttcaaaaaaattacagagtgttttcaaaaagttcccacTCTTGGCTGAATGAGAGTTCATACAACATTTCGGTTTTATTGTGcccaaaagttaaaaaaatctattaaaaaaaactggtgAATCTTCTGTTCATTATGGTGGCGTGACAGTTGTAATGATTTCAAGCCTCCCGAAGATTTAATTGTTACGGACGATATCTCAGGACTCTTTTGGTGTTTTTTACTTTGCCAAAACAGTCACAGAGTTTGTAGAGAAAGTTCGCACTTTCTTATAAGTTACTTTGCATCGCAGGAATACCAAGGTTCATTTTAATGTGACGTAGATAGATTCTTTTCAATATCACAATACTTGACAGCATTAAAGCAAGCTCTGTTGCAAGAATAGCACACAAACAATCAGTAGATTTTACATCAAAGTGATAAACGGCTTCAAGGGTGATATGTGAAATTTAAGGTCATCCGCATAAGCACGATTTCTGGAACTAACACCTTGAAGCAGTTCATACacaaactaaataaaatatataggggtttcattttaaaaaatcagttaaagCTGTCaagctatttattttttgttttaattgaaaacaaaaattttcacagATCTTGAATAAAAGTCTGCATTGAGGACAATTGGTGACTGTGCCTTTCATGTTTTGGCAAAAACAAATCTAGAGTGGATTGATCCATATCTGCTGATTTCAATCAAATCATATTGGCTACCTATGAAGGGGGTCATTCTGATTGGATCAAAATCAGTTGATAGGAAGGTTCTACTATGGTCTCCAAAGACGGCTGTTATGTCATTCAAAGagtgattattaaaaaaaaatactcccAGTATGCGATGACGAATAAATGCAGAGCatcaataaaccaattttaatCGCTAACTGGTGGGGCATTATTTTAAGACACGCTTCtacaattttgtttgaatgacaacttgaagagttttttaatgatcacccttATAAATCAGGCTTAATAGGTACGTGTTGAATGCTAATACAAATCACAATTTCATTTCGCGACTCCTTAACTTTACTTCTTGTTGATTacttcttgaatttttttagcttatttagtaaaaataaataacaatatgtATAACCGAATAATATCTGCGGTTGAAGTGTAGAATATCATTTGATTACTTGTTGCATGATATGCTGCATGCATTCAAATAAAAGGCGGCTACCGCCATGACAGTCCTCCATTGCAAATTCAAGCGGCCATTTAAAAACATGGCAGAAAATTTAGTATGGCTGCTCCCCATCAAAACAAACCTCTGTTTTCCTCAGTTATTCCTCTGTTTTTCAATAGAAacgtattttttcaacaagtATTTGTGCCGTAATCGCTGTAGTGCTATTAGTTTGAGGTGACCCCATTGACCTTCAAACTGGCCGACCAATCAAACGACTcgaatcatttaaaaaaacctatgAATAAGCTGCCTGCCACTATAAGGAtttttgcagaatttttaGTCAAGCAATAGAAAGATTGTCCTACATACCATCACTAGCTCCTGATGCCCACATGGTAACAGAAAACTCTCCTTCCATAGTTTTGATCTGAACTTGCTTCTGCTCCCATTTTCTAGGTTTTGTTTCGACGTGCATATCACTAAGCAAAAACTCGTTTTCCCGTCTAATTATGCTACGATTCTTGATGGATTTTCGCTTTTTAGAAGGGCCCGCGGTAGCTTCAGTATACATATCACCCTGTTCGGGTACTGGCACatcgtaaatatttaaagggtCCCCCGAATCGTCTATAATTTCTTCATGTGTTTCTAAAATAAGCTCTCGGCCCTCCAGGCCTTGAGAGGTCATAATAGGTTCGCCATACTCCACAATTGTTTCCACGGCATCGCTCATATCAACTGGGATAGTCTCAATTTCAACGCATTCTTGAATATCCGGTTGAATTTCCACTTCGCACATCACATTGGGACGATCCGCCATAACTCCAAgttgtttataataataaaagatgGACGAACAAATATGGCCACTCACAACCACAATGGCTTCCGCGAACTAAATGAACGCCATTAAACAATGAGACAAATTTCAGATAATTCGTCGACCCTCGTATATATATGAACCAGGTATATTTATCTCTGCGCCAGTGAAATATACTGGTATTGACATAGACAAAGACAACACGTGATCTGGCTATTGGAAGTTCATATAGTtgggaaaattatttcatgaaAGAATAATTGACATACGGTAAGGAGGTGTGGTAAACGTTACTACGGAAACTACGTAAACAATAATAGAATGGAGGAGGATGGATTCTGCCCGACGTGCGTCTGCTTTAGTGGTGCCATCTTTCAGATTCTGCTCTTACGCGGGTTATTTGAAATGTACCTTAAGGCGGGTTGTTCGAATGATCATTGGAAAGatcaaatatttatcataaaactaatgtaaaataaatagaaatactATGCAGTTTTCGTATAACATATGTAACTCACAATTAAAACAGTTGGTGGTTTGTGAGAGGGTAGGTATTAAGAAAAgggtttattgtttttcgatcgctgggaaaattttcaattctgtaataaacaaaaataatctttCTAGTTGGTCCAGATTGCTAGTACAAAAATCAAATCTTAAAACACCTTGCCATAAAGTACCATCccttatataaaattaaatgaagcacgtaaaaaaatctacgaggtgtaatattttctttcgcCAGGCTTAATCGTCTCTTGCCCAAAAACCttcattttctatttaatcTACAAGCTTTTTTACCTCTTTCATTCGTATCTATCGCTATTTTTTCTAGAGATTCTATATATATGTACTATAACGAAATAGTGATTTTATTTgcatctttattttttattacaaactaTCTATACTCACACACTTTCAAGCAATGTACCTCgctttgctttaaatttgcaattcttAAAAACACTGTTTGTGAACATCtaagagaaaataaaacaaataatataagaAAGATAAATCAAAcgatatatttataaaaaatcaatttaaacattactttattaataatattcagCTTCTTATAAcaacgaatttaaatttcacaacCATAATTGTGTAAAAAAACCTTATATAACTATTTTATTACTAGGTAAATATAAAAACTCTGTTGACTCATCCCCAGCAAACACTAATCTATGGCAATGTGAAGGCACTTTACAATGAAATACAGGCGAACTGTAATGGTAACAATCTACTATCTTGTGTATCGCTATTACACATTTCATACTGTAACCTATTGGTTCGGATAATGTTGATAGACTTGTGCAGGCCCAGTATCGAAACTCAAAATTCTACGGATTATCGCATAAGTCTATACATTCCATTGGCCCAGACATATTGATAACAGCCAAAAAGACGTTTTGTTGCATAGGGCCAACGGACTATTACAAATCGCACTGTACTTTGATGCATAGAGTTGGTACGTTGCTGTTTACTGGGTCACACTTTcattacttaattaaatagCCAGCTTGGCTCACTTTTTGTGTTAGAATGGCATttactgaaataaaatatcaaaacatgaaaatcatCATGTAAATCTTTAAAACACATTGTCCCCGTTCGGCAAAGTCAGCAGTTGTGCAACTATTGAGATTTCTACTGAGCACTACCATTAAGTCAAGTACATTTAAATGGGAGCTGACACCATTTTTgttgagaaattcaaatagttCTCCAAGTGTTACATCTGCCGAATGTGGCcaataaattcgtttttcaactaaaatgttaccaaatattttatatttacaagtCCTTACTTTTGTTTAACTTGCGAAGTTCTTCTTTCAAATCGTCTACATTCTTCTCTGACATGAGGAGGTTTCGCTTTgtgtcttcaaatttttcgaaattaaaatccACTTTATACTGTTCAAACGAATTTAAAATCTgctttatttgacacttttggtccataataattttttccttaacagTGACATCTTCTTCATATTCGCGGAGCTGAAATTATTCTcttcttaaattattatttttttacttttatagaTTTAAGTTTGTGAAGAACTGAGAGAATTAAAGAAAGCTCtaaatcaaatgaaatattatcagttcaaataattttgttggACTACAAATAGCACAAACATAATGTCTGTTCTCCCAGTGTATTTCGAAATGTTTACCGTATCTGTGCCGAAGACAGTGTACATTTCTCAGTACGTTGTTGAAGGTAACAAAAcgataaataatttagaatggtaaacaattatttgttgttttaaaagttaagaaatatatatatatacttaaGAAACATGGAAATTGTAACaccaagaaaaatttaaatttcgtcaCCAATCTTGGTCTACCTTTACACTGCACATCtctttatataatattaatgaaaaataaaatactgaaTATTCGGTTCTTCCGCTATATCTCCGGAAATAATTGAGAtattgtgatttttaaaagttattctAACTCAGCATTCAAATACAAAACACTCccaatttaatcttttttctAACTCTGGTAATTTAGAACATTCCCATGTGGGCGACATGTAATACGGACCCACCTGCTGATCTCTAGCATCACACTCGTTGCTAAATCTTACGATCATATTGTTGGCTTGAACAAGGTCCTTTGAGAGTTCACTGATCTTACTGTCTTTCTGTGCAATTATGATACTAAGCTTTTCCAAATCCGTTTCTAGCTCAGTCTAAAATGTCAATGAATATTATTGAATGTGTTATCTAATTAGGCTTTTAATACCttcttcatttcaaaatttcgatgAAGATTTTGAGTTTCCTCCagcgattttttcaaatctgcCACATTTCGTTCTAAGGTCAcccttaaaatgtttaatgaagtattttctCTTTTCAAGCTATCCATTGAGGTActataatcaatattttctaatcTCAAGGTTTCTAGAGTCTTGATCAACCGGTCACTAGAACTAGCCTTCAAGTGGTTCTcttgctttaaaatatttactttcttGTGCAGCtctattattttatctttaaacCTACTTAGTTTATAAAAGAGGCTGCTTTGGAATTGGTCACATTTTGCTGTGAATAAATGGTCAACATTCTCAAGATCCTGTAATATATCCAAAGAatttattactatttaaaTGTTATAGACCTGATCATTAGTGTGTTGCCGACTTTACTGGTAGGATTGTTATATGAAAGTCAACACTATGAtctgtgttaaaaattattgtttccaAGGAATTTTCCTTCCAGGCAAGTTGACTTACTCTAACAATTTGGGAGCAAAGaacaatgtaaaaaataattactaacTTTATGAAACTTTTCCACGACCAACTGCGTTGTCTGCTGGAGATTCTGAATCTCTAGCTCTCTTTCTTTTACCGTTTGTTGCGTCTTTAGTAATTGATTGTGAAGTCTCTTGTTCAGACCCTAAATGTTATAGATTAATAATGGCACCTTTCACATGTTTCATTTCACTACAATACTTgtaatttatcaatttccaAATACATCTCAGCAACAATCTCCTTTTGATCCGTTAATCGTAGGTCTAATGTGAGataaattatactttttattttggattttgtaAAGAACACCATCGTGCATTTTTTGTCATATAACTCACATTTTAAGAACCTGTCAGTCATACTgtgattaatttataaatagaGAAATACATCTACAATAAACATACATCTCCTTTTTTCGGAACTGATTCAGCATATCAACCACGTTTGTCTTAAACTCTGTATAATTTATGTCTAGGGATTGTTTATGTCGCAGCAACTCGAAATCCCCTGGATCAATATACTCTGTAAAGTTGAAGGAATGATCAGATGAATCTCGAAGTTTGATTTGCTAAAAGAGAAGGAGTTATGATAAGACAAAGGGTTTACATCAAAATATCATTGTAGGTTCTCAATACTATATGATACAGCAGATGTTAGAAAAGGGCCTGTATGTTACTCTAGAATAGTTGCCTGAGGTCAATATACCACAATGTAAACAATGACATCagattaaaaatgaataaaaacaacaaatccCAAGGAACTTTTGGGTGTATTATAAGCCAATCTTATTACTAATTATGATTTTATGGAGTGATGCATTTGCAAATCGATAAGAATCTATGAAATAACTCCATAGCTTGTATATTATATGTGCAGTAGCATATATTGAAAACAAGAAGTTTAATTGTTCACATACAGAGATGTCATTAAGAAGTGATTAAGCAgaacttattaaataaatttctacaTTAGGCAAGATCAACATATATGACAAATTTAGATATGGTGCAAAGAATAGGTAGCTTGCAGATCATGAATGCTATTCTTTTCCCTGTAACATTTCCTAACGCTTAATTGGCACCTCTAAGATATGGAAGAAGAGTACCCTTATAAGCTCAACAAAACAGTGTACCTTCATAACTTAGATGGTACAGTAAGAACCCAAAAAGTTAGTGATGTCTGATTCAAATCCTGCTGAACATTCACACATTATTAAACTGATGTTTCTATGAAATTAGTGGCAGCAAAGAAGTTCTTTTATAAAATAgtcataataaaacatttccaaTCATATACTGGATCAATAAGTTTTGTCTTAAAATGGCCCAGTGATGGTACCAAATGCTACATGCTAACCAGTTGTTCTCTAAAACTGCCCGTATTTTTTGTGCTTTTACTTACCAGTTTATCCTCAAGATCTAATATATTTATAGTCAAATTTCTATCATCTGTGTAACCCTCTTGAAGAAATATCGGAATTAAGTGATTGCCACTGTATAAACATGATTCTTTTCCTGatgtttttaacattttgacaaatttgctAAATACTCAGTACTCCACCAATTGACCTGAATCGATTATTGGGGATTTAATTTGATGATCATTTTCTATGGGAAGAATGTGAATGTGATAATAcaataaaatggttaaaatctGCAACTTATACAAATGTAAGAAGATTCTAACCAAAAAGTtcacttaataaataaaacaaaaattgcaagTTTATAGAGAGGGATAGAAAATAATCGACATATTATACACTTTGTTCACAGTTTACCATAAATGGGTTTTCCTTGACAGGGAcagttttgatatttttagttCCGTAAGAGCCAAATTGTTATTCTGCTGTTAACTGTAACTGCAAGCCATATCCCATAGATTTACATTGCGGGGTTTATCCTTTTTGATACTTACTGGTAAATATCGTATACCCCCGGTTTCTCACGACATTAACCCTTTTCTCGCATATACGAGTGCCGTTTCTTTGCTCGATGTGACATAATTTTCAGGGGTTTCCATGCTGCTGTTTAtcatgtaaataatttcactCCACCCAATAACAATATCCAATCACCTGTATCCTACCAGTGACCTTCAGCCATCAAGTACTACCATGTTCTTCAAACGTAGCGGTACAAagaattttgggaaaataatatataaataaataatttatttctactTGACGATTTTACATTTTCCGCAAAATCTTAGAAACCGTAAACAATTTGGCAACGctattttaagttttcagaAAATCACGTTTTTTCTCAGTTAATCGATTTTGTGACTTTCACCGTTTCTGAGACAGTAATACGGAACGCACTTATTTGTCGGTTTTTAGGAAGTTAATTAAGCCTTAAAAGAGAGCTCTTGCAGCAGTCGGATGTGTGTACGTCCGAGGCCTTAAATAAGGACTTAAGGAATAAggttttaaatacaaaattaataccGCTGCAGTATATTTGATGTCTATATATACAATCTAAAACAACAGAACAGAGACATAACAAATAATGTCACAATTTGGAGTTTATAATTTTGAGTAACGCCACCTCCCACAAATTTCCTCCCTATTCGTTACTAATTTTCTTTGTCTCAATACTGCTTCAACAATAACTATTTGGTAGTTGGAACTTAGCAAATACTAAAACCAGGCTTATATCTTAAAGACAttggaattttcgaaaattttaaataattttataaattaaatatttgatctAATTCAACTGTGACTTAAGCCTGTTTGCCCTCAGCAGCAAGCTTCTTTTTCAATGATTCGGGCATTTCTGGTGGTGGTGGTCTGGGCATACGCATGGCAACCTATAGCAAAACCAAAGTGTTACTCTGGGGGcagattgcattttgatgtaTTTATGAAAGAACGACGAACCTAATTTTCATTGGTTCTGTCCTTGATTAATTCTCAAATCCACATGAAAGGTATGTAAGTGTTACCAATCAAGAGAAACCTGAGAAGCACaaaataatatgtatataCCTTAAAGGCGTCATAGATAAACCACTGTAATGCAGTAAGGGTACCAATCATGACTATCCTGGGTGGGAGACCCTTCCACAAGC
The Euwallacea fornicatus isolate EFF26 chromosome 12, ASM4011564v1, whole genome shotgun sequence genome window above contains:
- the LOC136342744 gene encoding transcriptional repressor protein YY1-like isoform X2, producing MADRPNVMCEVEIQPDIQECVEIETIPVDMSDAVETIVEYGEPIMTSQGLEGRELILETHEEIIDDSGDPLNIYDVPVPEQGDMYTEATAGPSKKRKSIKNRSIIRRENEFLLSDMHVETKPRKWEQKQVQIKTMEGEFSVTMWASGASDDEGSNPEPDPDYTEYMTGKKLSQEGMPGLDLSDPKQLAEFARPGLKSPRVRRPNQDMSERTIACPHKGCNKMFRDNSAMRKHLHTHGPRVHVCAECGKAFVESSKLKRHQLVHTGEKPFQCTFEGCGKRFSLDFNLRTHVRIHTGDRPYVCPFDGCNKKFAQSTNLKSHILTHAKAKNNVQNRAGNNMQMIQSPFVQVEVADPEYIVYTD
- the LOC136342744 gene encoding transcriptional repressor protein YY1-like isoform X1 — translated: MADRPNVMCEVEIQPDIQECVEIETIPVDMSDAVETIVEYGEPIMTSQGLEGRELILETHEEIIDDSGDPLNIYDVPVPEQGDMYTEATAGPSKKRKSIKNRSIIRRENEFLLSDMHVETKPRKWEQKQVQIKTMEGEFSVTMWASGASDDEGSNPEPDPDYTEYMTGKKLSQEGMPGLDLSDPKQLAEFARPGLKSPRVRRPNQDMSERTIACPHKGCNKMFRDNSAMRKHLHTHGPRVHVCAECGKAFVESSKLKRHQLVHTGEKPFQCTFEGCGKRFSLDFNLRTHVRIHTGDRPYVCPFDGCNKKFAQSTNLKSHILTHAKAKSRNNVQNRAGNNMQMIQSPFVQVEVADPEYIVYTD
- the LOC136342598 gene encoding spindle assembly abnormal protein 6 homolog; this translates as MLKTSGKESCLYSGNHLIPIFLQEGYTDDRNLTINILDLEDKLQIKLRDSSDHSFNFTEYIDPGDFELLRHKQSLDINYTEFKTNVVDMLNQFRKKEMFLKCELYDKKCTMVFFTKSKIKSIIYLTLDLRLTDQKEIVAEMYLEIDKLQGLNKRLHNQLLKTQQTVKERELEIQNLQQTTQLVVEKFHKDLENVDHLFTAKCDQFQSSLFYKLSRFKDKIIELHKKVNILKQENHLKASSSDRLIKTLETLRLENIDYSTSMDSLKRENTSLNILRVTLERNVADLKKSLEETQNLHRNFEMKKTELETDLEKLSIIIAQKDSKISELSKDLVQANNMIVRFSNECDARDQQLREYEEDVTVKEKIIMDQKCQIKQILNSFEQYKVDFNFEKFEDTKRNLLMSEKNVDDLKEELRKLNKINAILTQKVSQAGYLIK